The Sandaracinus amylolyticus genomic interval GCGCGCTGAGCGAGAATCTCTCGACGGCGCCCCATCTGATCTAGGCTCGTCGCGGATGCCGCGCGGGTTCTGGAAGGGGCTGCTCAAGGTGCTCGCGTTCTTCGCCGTGATCGGCGGGATCGCGATCGCGGTGCTGCGCGTGTGGTTCGTCGACGTGGTGACCGTGCGGCACAACGGGATGGCGCCCACGATGATCCTCGGCGATCGCGTGCTCGTGTGGCGCGACGCGCGGCTCGAGCGCGACGACATCGCGCTCTGCCGTCACCCGCAGGATGATCCCGCGCGCTGGGTGATCGGGCGCGTCGCGGTGATGCCCGGCGGCGAGATCGCGGCGGAGCGCGGACAGCTGCGGCTCGGTCGCGATCGCGTGACCCACGACGTGCGCGGTCAGGTGCGGTTCACCGACGGAGAGACGCGGCACACGTTCACGATGTCGTGGG includes:
- the lepB gene encoding signal peptidase I, whose protein sequence is MPRGFWKGLLKVLAFFAVIGGIAIAVLRVWFVDVVTVRHNGMAPTMILGDRVLVWRDARLERDDIALCRHPQDDPARWVIGRVAVMPGGEIAAERGQLRLGRDRVTHDVRGQVRFTDGETRHTFTMSWGTEEFDDYEEHLFFDRADRPFALRAMTRINGLYLLGDNRAHLGEDSRTFGPVQASGCRGEVFMRLTAAEGGLPDEIPHGALDILD